In the genome of Mycobacterium kansasii ATCC 12478, one region contains:
- a CDS encoding beta-phosphoglucomutase family hydrolase yields MLGLPEKVRACLFDLDGVLTDTASVHTKAWKAMFDAYLSERAEHTGEPFVPFDPATDYRRYVDGKKREDGVRSFLDSRGIQLPDGHPDDPGEAETVYGLGNRKNDMFQQVLRDEGVEVFEGSRRYLEAAAAAGLGIAVVSSSANTRDVLEITGLDRFVQQRVDGIRLREEHIAGKPAPDSFLRGAQLLDADPDAAAVFEDALSGVQAGRAGNFGFVVGVDRVGQAEDLRRNGADVVVNDLAELL; encoded by the coding sequence GTGCTGGGTCTGCCGGAGAAGGTGCGTGCCTGTTTGTTCGACCTCGACGGTGTCCTCACCGATACCGCCAGCGTGCATACCAAGGCCTGGAAGGCCATGTTCGACGCATACCTGTCCGAGCGGGCCGAGCACACCGGAGAACCCTTCGTCCCCTTCGATCCGGCCACCGACTACCGCCGGTACGTGGACGGCAAGAAGCGTGAGGACGGGGTGCGGTCCTTCCTGGACAGCCGGGGAATCCAGCTGCCCGACGGACATCCCGACGACCCCGGCGAGGCCGAAACGGTTTACGGGCTGGGCAACCGCAAGAACGACATGTTCCAGCAGGTCCTGCGCGACGAGGGGGTCGAGGTGTTCGAAGGATCGCGGCGCTACCTGGAAGCGGCCGCGGCGGCCGGGCTCGGCATCGCCGTGGTGTCGTCGAGCGCCAACACCCGCGACGTGCTCGAGATCACCGGCCTCGACCGGTTCGTCCAGCAGCGCGTGGACGGCATCCGGCTGCGCGAAGAGCACATCGCCGGCAAGCCGGCCCCCGACTCCTTCCTGCGCGGGGCCCAGCTGCTCGACGCCGATCCGGACGCGGCCGCCGTGTTCGAGGACGCGTTATCCGGCGTACAGGCCGGCCGGGCCGGTAATTTCGGCTTCGTGGTAGGAGTCGACCGAGTGGGCCAGGCCGAGGATCTGCGGCGCAACGGCGCCGACGTGGTGGTCAACGATCTCGCCGAACTGCTGTGA